In the Clostridium cellulovorans 743B genome, TACCGCATTCTATACATTGAATATGGGGATGAGCATCGACATTGGCATCGTATCTAAAATTACCTTCTCCAACATTTAACTCCTGAACTAAGTTAACACTTGTTAAAGTTTTTAAGGTTTTATAGACTGTAGCAAAACTCATTGTAGGGTAATCTTCTTGAATAGCCTTATAAATGACTTCTGCTGAGGGATGTGATGTCGTTGACAATAAATACTTATAAACCGCAATTCTTTGAGGTGTTAGCTTGAGTTTTTTTTCTCTAAAAACCTTAGCGATACTCTCCATAAATTATCATCCTTTTCTTTTAGTTATGTATATTATACGATAATTATTA is a window encoding:
- a CDS encoding Fur family transcriptional regulator → MESIAKVFREKKLKLTPQRIAVYKYLLSTTSHPSAEVIYKAIQEDYPTMSFATVYKTLKTLTSVNLVQELNVGEGNFRYDANVDAHPHIQCIECGRVDDIHNVSFENLNSVVSEFSDYTVLSNQIYFYGVCGECKSKNISR